A region of the Amycolatopsis sp. cg13 genome:
GGGGTGGTCGGCCGGTCCTGGCTGTCGCGCGGCGGCACGTACGTGGTCGCGAACATCCGCGGCGGCGGCGAATACGGTCCGGAATGGCACATGCAGGCGGTGAAGGAGAACCGGTACAAGGCGTACGAGGACTTCGCCGCGGTCGCGCGCGATCTCGTCGCACGGGGCATCACGACGAAGGAACGGCTCGGCATCCAGGGCGGCAGCAACGGCGGGCTGCTGATGGGCGTCATGCTCACCCGCTACCCGGAGCTGTTCGGCGCGATCGTGTGCCAGGTGCCGTTGCTCGACATGAAGCGCTACCACCTGTTGCCGGCCGGGGCCTCGTGGATGGCCGAATGGGGCGACCCGGACGTCCCGGAAGAGTGGGAGTACATCTCGAAATACTCGCCGTACCACAACGTTTCGGCGGACGTCGGTTATCCGCCGATCCTCTTCGTGACCTCGACGCGCGACGACCGCGTGCACCCCGGGCACGCGCGCAAGATGGTCGCCCGGATGCGCGAGCAGGGCCACGACGTGGAGTACTTCGAGAACATCGAAGGCGGTCACGGAGCAGCCGCGGACAACGAACAGCTCGCGTTCCGTTCGGCGGTCGCGTACGAATTCCTCTGGTCGAAGCTTTCCTAGACCAGCCCCCGGGGCCGCGCCCGCACGCGCGGCCCCGGGCGTACCGACGGTCCTCTGTGGACATCCGCGAGCGCTCGTTCGAACTGAGCCCAGGCGTCGGTGACGAACGCGAGCCACGGCGTACCGAGCCGCCGCAACGCCCGCCCGTGGCCGACTAGTACGCCGCCGGTTTCCAGTACCGCTCTGGCTCGCCATCTCGCGCTCGCGGTGATTCTTTGCCGCCGCAACCGATCCACGTGACAGCCGAGCCGCCGTTCCAACCCGGCGAACACGCGAGCGGCGACCTCCGTGGTGACCCGATCGCGGGTGCCGTCCCGCAACGCGCGGTAGTAGCCGAGCGCGAGAACGTCGGCGATCAGCTGACTCATCACGTCGCTTTTCCCCGGCTGGCTCGCGGTTTCGAGCAATTGGGCGACCAGCCGCCGGTCTTCCGCAGTCAGTTCGTCCGGCTGGTGCTGGAACCGCCGGACGCTGCGCGCCACCACCGGATCCAGCCGCACCCCGCTCCCCCACGCCGGCTGCGGCCGGACCTTCCGCCGCCGCGCCTCCGCCTCGAACACCGAACTCCACTCCACGGCGGTCATGCTGCCGCGTGGATGTGCCGTTGCGGCGGGGAGGTTGTGGAGATTCGGTGGAGCTACGGGACGAACAACCCCACGGCGGCCCAGTGGAACACTTTCGGGTCGCCTAAACCGGATTCGGTGAGCCATCGGGCCGCCTGACGGGCAGCGTCCTCGCTCTCGATCAGCCCGTGCCGTCCAGGCACGATGCCGGTGGCTGCCCGGACGTCGTCGACCAGGCCGCCGAGGCAGCGCCAGGTGTGCCAGAGTCCCTCGTCGTAACCGACCAGCTCGAAGCCGAGCAACTCGCCGGACGTGCTCGCACCTTCCGCGATCCGCCCGACGACGACGCTGGTCTCGCGATTCCAGCCGTCCGCGATGATTTCGCTGACGATCGGCCCGGCTTCGTCCGGCCTGAAGCCCACCTCGAGCACGTGAAGCCCGGTCTGCCGAGCGAAGGCGAGATCGCGGAACCAGTCGTCGTGCACCTCCGCGACGCACTCGCTGATCGACACGAATTCGCTGGTCCGCCGCACGGCGCGGTAGCCCGCCGACACGAGAGTCACAGCCGCTAGTTTCCTCCCCGATTCGCCCAGATCGTCCGCCGGATCCAGTCGGCGTACGCGGGCACGCTGCTGTACAGCCCCGGCCCGCCCGCACAAGCCGACCGCGCGGTGCCCGGCCCCGAAGTCACCCCGATCAGCTCCCACCGTCCGCCGGCTCCGCGCCGGATTTGCGGGCCGCCGGAGTCGCCGATGCACGCCATCGCTTCCGGCCTCGGGCTGACCGTGCACAACCGCGTCCGACCCGCGTAGCCCGGGGCGCATTCGGACTCCGCGCCGCGCCGGACGTCCAGTTCCTGCAACCGTTCCGGGAACTTTGCTTTGGCTGCGTCGTTCGTGTCCACGGTGGTGCCGAACCCGAGCAGCCGCGTCGGCGTCCCGGGCACACCTGGCCTCGACGCCAGCCGGATCGGACTCTCGGCAACCGGACGGTCCAGCTTGATCAACGCGACGTCGTTGCGGTTGAAGGGAATCGTCTCGCTCTGCAGCGCGTAGCCCGGATGCGTGATCACCTGCGCGATCCGCCGGACGGTCCCACCGGAATGCTGCCGCTCGCTGCCGATCCGGACAGTGCCGTCCGGAGTCACGAGGTTCGCGTCCACACAGTGCCCCGCGGTCAGCACCCACTGCGGGTCGATCAGCGAGGCACCGCACACGCCGCGGTCGCCGGTCTGGCTGACTGTCTCCGGTATGGACGCCATGAACGAGTAGCGCTGTGACGAATCACCGCCCTTCACGATCGCTTCGGCAGTGCCGGTCGAGAACAAGGCGGTGCACACCGCGGCGGCCATCGTCACGGCGACCGCCCGGCGGCCAGCAGACTTGATCACGGAGAAGTCCTTTCGTTCGCTTCCCGGTCAGCCTGCCCGGGCAAGATCATCCGAACCATGCGGTCAGCCGGTCTCTCCGCGGTAGGGTCTGCCCCCATCGCTTGTCTCTGTACCTACTAGTATGTACGCTGTGGCCATGTCCACCAGAGACCAGCTCATCGCGAGCACCCAGGACCTGTTGTGGGAGCGGGGGTACGTCGGCACCAGCCCGAAGGCGATCCAGCAACGCGCCGGGGCCGGGCAGGGCAGCATGTACCACCACTTCACCGGCAAGGCGGACCTGGCGCTCGCCGCGATCCGGCAGAACGCGGACGATCTGCGCGCCTCCGCCGAGGCCGCGTTCACCCAGGGCACCACCGCGGTCGAACGCGTCTCCGCCTACCTGCTGCGCGAACGAGACGTCCTGCGCGGCTGCCCGGTCGGCCGGCTGGCACTGGATCCCGAGATCGTCACGAACCCGGAATTGCGTGCGCCGCTTGAAGAAACGTTCGACTGGCTGCGCGGCCGCCTCGCCGAAGTGCTCGCCGAGGGCATCGCAAACGGCGAACTCGAGAGCGATCTCGACCCCGCCGCGACGGCAACCACGCTGGTCGCGGTACTGCAAGGCGGGTACGTCCTCGCCCGATCATCCGGCACGGTCGAGCCGTTCGACCAAGCAATCCGCGGAGCACTCGCCCTTCTCGGCCGACGGTGACGCCGATGTACGCGATGCAGTACGAAATCGACCTGCCCGCCGGATACGACATCGAACACCGAGTCGCGACCCGAGGCCATCGCACCGACACATTCCCCGGTTTGGGACTCAAGGCGTATCTGGTGCGCGACAACCAGTACGCGCCTTTCTATTTGTGGACCGACACCGCCGGAATGAGCCAATTCCTCTGGGGCGGCGGCGGATTCGACGGCATAGTCCAGGATTTCGGCCGCCCGCCAGTGCAGCATTGGACCGGCGCTCGCTGCCTGCCTGGTCCGGCGCGCGCGACCGCCCCAAGCTTCGCGACCAAACGCGTGCGCCCGCTGTCATCGGGGTCTGCCGCGATCGAACGCGAACTCGACGAACTCGCGCACCTGTCCCAAAACCCGGCCGTGCACACCACCGCGCTGGCCATCGACCCGCACCGCTGGGAAGCCGTGCGCTTCACCCTCTGGACCACCACGCCGGACGAGGACACCGACGTCCGTTACCGGGTTCTTCACCTGTCCCAACCGAATCTCGACCAGCTGAGCTGAAAGGTCCTCCCATGCCGCTCGTCCGCATCGACGTGCTGTCCGAACCCAATGCCGACCGCCTCCCCGCAATCGGCGAAGCCGTGCACCAGGCGATGACCGAAACCATCGACGTCCCCGTCGACGACCGGTTCCAGATCCTGAACAGCCACGCCGCCGACCGCCTGCGCTACGACCCGGGCTACTTCGGCGTCCACCGCGACGACGACATCGTGTACATCGCCATCACCTTGCGCGCCGGGCGCACGAACGAGCAGAAAACCGCACTGTACCGACGAACGACGGAACTC
Encoded here:
- a CDS encoding trypsin-like serine protease, which gives rise to MIKSAGRRAVAVTMAAAVCTALFSTGTAEAIVKGGDSSQRYSFMASIPETVSQTGDRGVCGASLIDPQWVLTAGHCVDANLVTPDGTVRIGSERQHSGGTVRRIAQVITHPGYALQSETIPFNRNDVALIKLDRPVAESPIRLASRPGVPGTPTRLLGFGTTVDTNDAAKAKFPERLQELDVRRGAESECAPGYAGRTRLCTVSPRPEAMACIGDSGGPQIRRGAGGRWELIGVTSGPGTARSACAGGPGLYSSVPAYADWIRRTIWANRGGN
- a CDS encoding TetR/AcrR family transcriptional regulator, which codes for MSTRDQLIASTQDLLWERGYVGTSPKAIQQRAGAGQGSMYHHFTGKADLALAAIRQNADDLRASAEAAFTQGTTAVERVSAYLLRERDVLRGCPVGRLALDPEIVTNPELRAPLEETFDWLRGRLAEVLAEGIANGELESDLDPAATATTLVAVLQGGYVLARSSGTVEPFDQAIRGALALLGRR
- a CDS encoding DUF4865 family protein, with amino-acid sequence MYAMQYEIDLPAGYDIEHRVATRGHRTDTFPGLGLKAYLVRDNQYAPFYLWTDTAGMSQFLWGGGGFDGIVQDFGRPPVQHWTGARCLPGPARATAPSFATKRVRPLSSGSAAIERELDELAHLSQNPAVHTTALAIDPHRWEAVRFTLWTTTPDEDTDVRYRVLHLSQPNLDQLS
- a CDS encoding tautomerase family protein, coding for MPLVRIDVLSEPNADRLPAIGEAVHQAMTETIDVPVDDRFQILNSHAADRLRYDPGYFGVHRDDDIVYIAITLRAGRTNEQKTALYRRTTELIAESTGIEPRNVFFSLTENHEVDWSFGEGVAQMLPSAP